In Balneolales bacterium ANBcel1, one genomic interval encodes:
- a CDS encoding shikimate kinase, whose protein sequence is MNQKSIIVLTGFMGSGKSAVGKKLAKRLGWKFRDLDQAIEDREGVPIQEIFRTQGESVFRQLEHETLQQMLVLDRLVLSLGGGALQLEPSRKLIQERAIMVYLKVPEDILLERLKRDTRRPLLRDGNGRLLDDPELRIRIRTLLSEREPAYETADVAVTVRGNWPVSQTANETLTLLRKYAPAAIAENS, encoded by the coding sequence ATGAACCAGAAATCCATTATTGTGCTCACCGGTTTCATGGGATCGGGGAAAAGTGCGGTCGGAAAAAAGCTCGCCAAGAGGCTGGGCTGGAAGTTCCGTGACCTGGATCAAGCAATTGAAGACCGGGAAGGGGTGCCGATTCAGGAGATTTTTCGCACGCAAGGAGAATCCGTTTTCCGGCAGCTTGAACATGAAACGCTGCAACAGATGCTCGTGCTGGACCGGCTTGTGCTCTCCCTGGGTGGGGGCGCCCTGCAGCTTGAACCATCCCGAAAATTGATTCAGGAACGGGCAATAATGGTCTATCTGAAGGTGCCGGAAGATATATTGCTGGAACGTCTCAAAAGGGATACCCGCCGCCCCCTTTTGCGTGACGGGAACGGCCGATTACTGGACGACCCTGAACTGCGTATCAGAATCCGTACTCTGCTCAGCGAGCGGGAACCCGCATATGAAACGGCGGATGTTGCGGTCACCGTCCGGGGAAACTGGCCCGTATCCCAAACAGCCAATGAAACGTTAACGCTATTGAGAAAATATGCACCAGCTGCCATCGCTGAAAACAGCTGA
- the aroB gene encoding 3-dehydroquinate synthase has translation MHQLPSLKTADETECRFFLFQPLQELRQKALPALAETSDPNGVDAGPIVVVDRNVLAAHRARVESAFPPGICRYFELPPGEGSKSIASWKGIIDFALSGQVRRNTPLVAVGGGVTGDLAGFAAASLLRGLPLYQVPTTLLAMVDSAVGGKTGINHDFGKNTIGAFYHPEAVLFDTEFLDTLPEREWLCGISEVLKYGYIRDSKLLEQGAALANPATREPQLLWEVVHSSVMIKSGIVQEDAREAGKRAWLNFGHTFAHALETLDGYRNINHGEAVYAGMIAALYVSGTRGGRVDNEPLLSLRTWYNLKLNRFESQIDKLVALMHHDKKNRDSSIQLVLLEEPGRPKLERIEDPAILYEAWEHVFRVLEAP, from the coding sequence ATGCACCAGCTGCCATCGCTGAAAACAGCTGACGAAACAGAGTGCCGCTTTTTCCTGTTTCAGCCGCTGCAGGAGCTCCGGCAGAAGGCACTGCCGGCCCTGGCCGAAACGAGTGATCCGAACGGTGTGGACGCCGGTCCGATCGTTGTCGTCGACCGGAATGTACTGGCCGCTCATCGCGCTCGTGTGGAGTCGGCTTTTCCTCCAGGCATATGCCGGTATTTCGAGCTTCCACCCGGAGAGGGATCCAAGAGCATTGCTTCCTGGAAGGGCATCATTGATTTTGCCTTATCCGGACAGGTGAGAAGAAATACGCCGCTTGTGGCTGTTGGCGGCGGGGTGACCGGCGACCTGGCCGGGTTTGCTGCAGCTTCCCTGCTGCGAGGCTTGCCTCTGTATCAGGTCCCGACTACACTGCTCGCCATGGTCGACAGTGCTGTCGGCGGGAAAACGGGCATCAACCATGACTTTGGAAAAAACACCATCGGGGCCTTCTATCATCCCGAAGCGGTCCTTTTCGACACGGAGTTTCTGGATACTCTCCCCGAGCGGGAATGGCTTTGCGGCATCAGCGAGGTGCTGAAGTACGGATATATCCGCGACAGCAAACTCCTTGAGCAGGGAGCCGCTCTTGCGAATCCCGCAACCAGGGAACCGCAGCTGCTGTGGGAGGTGGTTCACAGTTCGGTGATGATCAAATCCGGAATCGTTCAGGAGGATGCCAGGGAAGCGGGAAAAAGGGCCTGGCTGAATTTCGGCCATACCTTTGCCCATGCGCTTGAAACCCTGGACGGCTATCGCAATATTAATCATGGAGAAGCCGTATATGCAGGTATGATTGCGGCGTTATATGTATCCGGCACTCGGGGTGGCCGGGTTGACAACGAGCCGCTGCTATCCCTCAGAACCTGGTACAACCTTAAACTGAACCGATTTGAAAGCCAGATAGACAAGCTTGTCGCCCTGATGCACCATGACAAGAAAAACAGGGACAGCTCAATCCAGCTGGTTCTGCTTGAAGAACCGGGCAGACCCAAACTGGAACGCATTGAGGATCCTGCCATTCTTTATGAAGCCTGGGAACATGTATTTCGTGTTCTGGAGGCACCATGA
- the rnr gene encoding ribonuclease R, whose product MKKKKIHLEDLILEMLERHPDTWMPTVALMGAFKLPRNKGAQRFQKAIERLQKRNLITEKKGKVKLSDDKRGGNTVEGIFSMTRHGSGYVRVEGREDDIRIPSKFTHTALNKDLVKVSILNKSRSDRTEGKVVEVLERGKKFFVGTFREHAKNAWLIEPDEKSAGTEFFVHPDHAHGAKTNDKVTFRLVDWIHPRSLPEAEVLEILGRKGTNDAAILSILAENELQAAFPPAVESFADNVATAIPDREYKRRKDIRSLEVFTIDPHDAKDFDDALSIDVLDSGNYYLGVHIADVSYYVQQGNVLDDEARERATSVYLVDRVIPMLPESLSNGVCSLRPNEDKLAFSCFMEVTPDGNVVNYTIEETVINSSRRFTYEEVQEIIDGRKGPHQQAIQTLAKMTSMLTEKRFRQGSIDLDTPEPRFRLDENGKPLGVFVKDRLLAHRLVEECMLLANKTVAMHIRYIRSKKKKGGKEKAEQDRDDRFGKNNHPFLYRIHDRPDPEKLKNIVENVRPLGIEFSVKDGKVTSGQLNRLIEQANQTSLKYAIHELILRSMAKAVYSPKNIGHYGLGFKEYTHFTSPIRRYPDLIVHRLLKQYAAGIPGYGFQELLGLGDHCSQKEKDAVVAERDSIKLKQVEFMSGHIGDEFEGVISGVTEKGLFVVLNESFCEGMIAVRELDDDYYVYDQSRHQLRGRNKGRIFRLGDAIKARVVRTDIEQRQIDFVPA is encoded by the coding sequence ATGAAAAAAAAGAAAATTCACCTGGAAGACCTTATACTTGAAATGCTTGAAAGGCATCCCGATACATGGATGCCCACCGTTGCGCTGATGGGGGCGTTCAAGCTTCCCAGAAATAAAGGAGCACAGCGGTTTCAGAAGGCCATTGAAAGACTGCAGAAACGAAACCTGATTACCGAGAAAAAAGGAAAAGTCAAACTGAGTGACGACAAGCGCGGCGGCAATACCGTTGAAGGTATTTTTTCCATGACCCGGCACGGCAGCGGGTATGTCCGGGTAGAGGGGCGGGAGGACGATATCCGTATTCCTTCCAAATTCACCCATACGGCCCTGAACAAAGACCTGGTTAAGGTTTCCATCCTCAATAAATCGCGCAGCGACCGGACCGAAGGCAAGGTTGTCGAAGTGCTGGAAAGAGGCAAAAAGTTCTTTGTCGGCACATTCCGGGAGCATGCGAAAAACGCCTGGCTGATTGAACCGGATGAAAAGTCGGCGGGGACAGAGTTTTTCGTGCACCCGGACCATGCCCATGGTGCCAAAACCAACGACAAAGTGACCTTCCGGCTGGTCGACTGGATCCACCCCCGGTCGCTTCCCGAAGCCGAAGTGCTTGAAATCCTCGGCAGAAAAGGAACCAACGATGCTGCCATACTCTCCATTCTGGCCGAAAATGAGCTTCAAGCCGCGTTTCCGCCGGCTGTGGAGTCGTTCGCGGACAATGTGGCCACCGCCATACCGGACAGGGAATACAAACGGCGCAAGGACATCAGGTCGCTGGAAGTGTTTACCATCGATCCTCATGATGCCAAAGATTTTGATGACGCGCTGAGTATCGATGTGCTCGATTCCGGAAACTACTATCTGGGAGTGCATATCGCCGATGTGAGTTACTACGTCCAGCAAGGGAATGTTCTGGATGATGAAGCGCGGGAACGCGCTACCAGTGTCTATCTGGTTGACCGGGTCATTCCCATGCTTCCCGAAAGTCTGAGCAACGGCGTGTGTAGTTTGCGCCCGAATGAGGACAAACTGGCCTTCAGCTGTTTTATGGAGGTTACACCGGACGGAAACGTAGTCAACTACACCATCGAAGAGACGGTCATCAACTCATCCCGGAGGTTTACCTACGAAGAGGTTCAGGAGATTATTGACGGCAGGAAGGGGCCGCATCAGCAGGCTATCCAAACGCTTGCCAAAATGACGTCCATGCTTACTGAAAAACGGTTTCGGCAGGGTTCGATTGATCTTGATACGCCGGAACCCCGCTTCCGGCTGGATGAAAACGGCAAGCCGCTCGGCGTGTTTGTCAAGGACCGGCTTCTGGCTCACCGGTTGGTGGAGGAGTGCATGCTGCTGGCCAACAAAACCGTGGCGATGCATATCAGGTATATCCGCTCCAAAAAGAAGAAGGGCGGCAAGGAGAAGGCGGAGCAGGACCGGGACGATCGCTTCGGTAAGAACAACCATCCGTTCCTCTATCGCATCCATGATCGCCCGGACCCGGAAAAACTCAAAAATATCGTTGAAAACGTAAGGCCCCTGGGGATAGAGTTTTCCGTGAAAGACGGCAAGGTGACCTCCGGACAGCTTAATCGCCTGATCGAACAAGCCAATCAGACCAGCCTCAAATACGCCATCCACGAGCTCATCCTTCGCTCCATGGCAAAGGCTGTTTACAGCCCGAAAAATATCGGCCACTACGGACTCGGGTTTAAGGAATACACACACTTTACCAGCCCTATTCGACGTTATCCGGATTTAATCGTTCACCGTTTGCTCAAGCAGTATGCGGCAGGAATTCCGGGATACGGTTTTCAGGAGCTGCTCGGCCTGGGCGATCACTGCAGCCAGAAAGAAAAGGACGCAGTTGTCGCGGAGCGGGATTCCATCAAACTGAAACAGGTGGAATTCATGTCGGGTCACATCGGTGACGAATTTGAAGGCGTGATCAGCGGGGTTACCGAAAAAGGCTTGTTTGTTGTATTGAATGAAAGCTTTTGTGAAGGGATGATCGCTGTGCGGGAACTTGATGACGATTACTATGTTTATGATCAAAGCAGGCATCAACTCAGAGGACGTAACAAAGGCAGGATCTTCCGCCTTGGTGATGCCATCAAGGCCCGGGTGGTCCGGACGGACATCGAACAGCGCCAAATAGATTTTGTTCCGGCCTGA
- a CDS encoding translocation/assembly module TamB domain-containing protein, translated as MIYRFLYIVWRIFWSSVLVVLATLLLFAGVLFLALQTDPVKDYLTVRFENWFNETYEGELAIGQIGGVLPLHLELKSVTLEYEEETVAEFESLRISVDLIGLLRNHITINDIALDRPNIYLRRSGEAGDLTIKKAFQVRKERQSGTYDTGGSSIEAIDIFAPFVQVREGTLHFVDPPELPGFDMPAESVTLGDINTELFVELTMEQRYLDITYLTLQLREFDDLDFSLSGQIYNDSHYFEMNAMQMRLGDSHLDWNSEFTGIDFYAGGLGSQFRESYYQVVLQDAWLSPGLLSLVDIDRLSAFDGIELALEASGHRDQLSLSDVSISSGSNTVSFDAMLQNYLQRSTLTYSLDLQSFDFDKATLQLLVPGFGDVLSDEMASVGGTGWMQGTANALDLELEWALPSGLLTTQGNIGLDASFSSELTVQGERIDARQLFRGVPVSTRLNLDATLTFESLISDDFGMNLELLLEDSYIDTFHVPELQYKGELANRLLEHEFVYIRESSRLDGQGSVDFSGTDPAFVISGQSSDIDLQKVFQNGKLPQTELEMEYDINWHGLSPDSWHGRIVVDVMPSAINGNELNAHQLYLDLNHPEESRRSLRLTSSILDLFVEGQVAISSLYPLYEHWGGFFAHRVEEEYLFAETDTLTAAPNLMPDNGEFGRLDLEIVLEVKDLELLKAYLTGENTLESRAQLDVHLLADRERFDLSAQWRDPRTAWKDISITGSALDLRAGFRHSKRLRERQTIVMDMSADHLSYQHHRLDTLSWAIDISDDSLSSSSRIANFANEVLLEADVTARLAEKDLQASIDRLVVGNRRYLWNAENTPRLKYEKEGRLHVEGFHLVSGTDQIFVNGVFSNQEDDSVAYHFADVNLDRISRMIDGRVSFEGTLNADLVTRSLFQNPVLHGDLDASGLLFDGRVIGDITLRSEYNAGLNRFDTDLRVYTHPETYSGYLESNNQRGQDISARGWFKPPDAAQSADTLYYFDVDARQIDSWVLTYIMDSVFESIEGPGHGTGFISGNYDYIYFDGEFEVEDVVVEPVFFETEYVLNGTVSVNREDGVEIHRITGSDRNGGTGILTGRYDFNDFQAEKFMDLELRMDQFLFLNNSDGPEVPFYGSVAGTGVVTITGSNISPFVRTTEPIRTTSRSRLAIPLSEQGIGDERGRFIRFVKDFDDVDLRRHVLADPEVLRQIDRTFMEVFRMDLQFVAAPNSTVQLIFDPVTGEIVNARGEGRVRITLEDENLQIFGNFDVTDGDYLFVGGDILTRRFTLREGGSIRWEGDPANALLNITAVYRARPNIAPLVGGDATEQINRIPVELLLEITGPIDNIANDFYFEFPNAIDATQNAAVLNVLNSEEQKLIQATSLLFTGSFISGALVGDTQTQEFGSTLQARAGQVGISQLLSSQINALLSDNLVNLDVDLNLFGFDQADLGIALRLFDDRLVLRREGEVGGEETNIGDLGATYRINPNLSVEVFHRKDPMLMSILGTQAEVENVNGVGLEAQFRFNSWKEFGQRMWRNVTTVFGLLDRDDDEDEE; from the coding sequence TTGATTTATCGCTTCCTATATATTGTCTGGCGGATTTTCTGGAGCAGCGTGCTGGTGGTACTGGCGACACTGCTGCTATTTGCAGGAGTCCTGTTTCTGGCCCTGCAGACAGACCCCGTCAAGGATTACCTGACCGTTCGCTTTGAAAACTGGTTCAATGAAACGTATGAAGGAGAACTTGCCATCGGTCAGATAGGAGGAGTCCTGCCGCTGCATCTGGAACTGAAGTCGGTTACTCTTGAATATGAAGAGGAAACGGTTGCCGAATTCGAATCCCTGCGCATCAGTGTCGATCTGATCGGCCTGCTGAGGAACCACATCACCATCAACGACATTGCCCTGGACCGGCCCAATATTTACCTGAGACGGTCGGGTGAGGCCGGTGACCTGACGATCAAAAAAGCATTTCAGGTACGCAAGGAGCGCCAGTCCGGTACCTACGATACCGGTGGCTCCTCCATCGAGGCCATCGATATTTTCGCTCCGTTTGTCCAGGTTCGCGAGGGAACCCTTCATTTTGTGGACCCGCCCGAGCTTCCCGGATTCGATATGCCTGCGGAATCCGTTACCCTTGGCGACATCAACACCGAGCTGTTCGTGGAGCTCACCATGGAGCAGCGTTATCTGGATATCACCTATCTGACGCTTCAGCTCAGGGAGTTTGATGACCTCGATTTTTCGCTGTCCGGACAAATCTACAACGACAGCCACTATTTCGAGATGAATGCGATGCAGATGCGCCTGGGAGATTCACATCTGGACTGGAACAGTGAGTTCACCGGGATTGATTTCTATGCCGGTGGCCTCGGATCTCAGTTCAGGGAATCCTATTACCAGGTCGTTCTTCAGGATGCATGGCTCTCACCCGGACTGCTCAGCCTTGTGGACATTGACCGGCTTAGCGCTTTTGATGGAATTGAACTTGCTCTGGAAGCTTCGGGTCATCGTGATCAGCTGAGCCTGTCTGATGTCAGTATCAGCAGCGGGAGCAACACGGTGTCATTTGACGCAATGCTGCAAAACTACCTGCAGCGATCCACCCTGACCTATTCCCTGGATCTCCAGTCATTTGACTTTGATAAAGCTACGCTGCAGTTGCTGGTTCCCGGTTTCGGGGATGTACTATCGGACGAAATGGCATCGGTTGGCGGCACAGGATGGATGCAGGGCACCGCGAATGCCCTGGACCTGGAACTTGAATGGGCACTGCCGTCAGGCCTCCTCACTACACAGGGAAACATCGGACTCGACGCATCCTTTTCCTCCGAATTGACGGTTCAGGGCGAAAGGATCGATGCAAGGCAGCTTTTCAGAGGCGTTCCGGTATCCACCCGGCTTAACCTCGATGCCACACTGACGTTCGAAAGCCTGATTTCCGATGATTTCGGGATGAATCTGGAGCTGCTGCTGGAAGACTCCTACATCGATACGTTCCATGTGCCGGAGCTTCAATATAAAGGAGAACTAGCCAACCGGTTGCTGGAACATGAATTTGTCTACATCAGGGAGAGCAGCCGTCTGGACGGTCAGGGATCCGTCGACTTTTCCGGGACAGACCCCGCATTTGTCATTTCCGGCCAGTCGTCCGACATCGATCTTCAAAAGGTTTTTCAGAACGGGAAGCTGCCGCAAACCGAACTGGAGATGGAGTACGATATCAACTGGCACGGACTGAGCCCGGATTCCTGGCACGGACGTATTGTTGTGGATGTGATGCCGTCTGCGATTAACGGAAATGAACTCAATGCGCATCAGCTCTATCTTGATCTTAACCATCCCGAAGAGAGCAGGCGGTCACTCCGCCTGACAAGCAGTATTCTTGATCTTTTTGTTGAGGGCCAGGTTGCCATATCTTCATTGTATCCCCTCTATGAGCACTGGGGGGGCTTCTTTGCCCACAGAGTGGAGGAAGAATACCTGTTTGCCGAAACGGATACCCTGACTGCGGCCCCGAATCTGATGCCGGACAACGGTGAATTCGGACGCCTGGATCTGGAAATTGTCCTGGAGGTCAAGGACCTGGAGCTGCTCAAAGCCTACCTGACCGGAGAAAACACTCTTGAGTCGCGGGCTCAGCTTGATGTGCATCTGCTTGCTGACAGAGAACGGTTTGACCTGTCTGCGCAATGGCGTGATCCCCGAACGGCCTGGAAGGATATTTCCATAACCGGATCGGCACTGGATCTGAGGGCCGGCTTCCGGCACAGCAAAAGGCTGCGGGAGCGTCAGACCATTGTGATGGATATGAGTGCCGATCATCTCAGCTACCAGCATCACCGTTTGGACACGCTTTCCTGGGCGATTGATATCTCGGACGATTCACTATCAAGTAGCAGCCGAATTGCAAATTTTGCCAATGAAGTACTACTGGAGGCGGACGTGACGGCGCGCCTTGCCGAAAAGGACTTGCAGGCATCCATCGACCGGCTGGTTGTCGGCAACAGGCGGTACCTCTGGAATGCAGAGAATACACCGCGGCTCAAATACGAAAAAGAAGGCCGCCTGCACGTCGAGGGTTTTCATCTTGTAAGTGGAACGGATCAGATTTTCGTCAACGGAGTTTTCAGCAACCAGGAAGATGATTCGGTGGCGTATCATTTTGCCGATGTCAATCTCGATCGGATATCGCGCATGATTGACGGCAGGGTTTCCTTTGAAGGAACTCTCAATGCCGATCTGGTGACCCGCAGCCTTTTTCAAAATCCGGTGCTGCACGGAGACCTGGATGCCAGCGGTCTGCTGTTTGACGGCCGTGTAATCGGCGACATCACTTTGCGAAGCGAATACAACGCAGGGCTGAACCGCTTCGATACGGATCTGAGAGTCTACACCCATCCTGAAACGTATTCAGGATATCTTGAGAGCAACAACCAGAGAGGACAGGACATATCAGCAAGGGGATGGTTCAAGCCTCCCGATGCAGCTCAAAGTGCAGATACGCTCTATTACTTCGATGTCGATGCGCGGCAGATTGACTCCTGGGTGCTTACCTACATCATGGACAGCGTATTTGAATCCATTGAAGGGCCCGGCCATGGAACCGGGTTTATATCCGGGAATTACGACTACATCTATTTCGACGGTGAATTTGAAGTGGAAGACGTCGTTGTCGAACCGGTGTTTTTTGAGACAGAATACGTGCTTAACGGAACCGTATCGGTAAACAGGGAAGATGGGGTTGAAATCCACCGTATCACCGGGAGCGACAGGAACGGTGGGACAGGAATCCTCACTGGCAGATACGATTTCAATGATTTCCAGGCGGAAAAATTCATGGACCTGGAGCTCCGGATGGATCAGTTTCTGTTCCTGAACAACTCTGACGGTCCCGAAGTGCCGTTTTACGGAAGTGTTGCCGGTACGGGCGTGGTCACGATTACCGGATCCAATATCTCGCCTTTTGTCCGGACTACCGAGCCGATTCGCACCACCTCCCGCTCCCGGCTGGCCATACCGCTTTCGGAGCAGGGTATAGGCGATGAGCGCGGGCGTTTTATCCGCTTTGTCAAGGATTTCGATGATGTCGACTTGCGGCGTCATGTTTTGGCCGACCCCGAAGTGCTGCGCCAGATCGACCGCACTTTCATGGAAGTGTTCCGAATGGATCTGCAGTTTGTTGCCGCGCCCAATTCGACCGTCCAGCTGATTTTCGATCCTGTAACCGGCGAGATTGTCAATGCCAGGGGAGAGGGCAGGGTCCGTATCACCCTCGAAGACGAAAACCTGCAGATATTCGGGAATTTTGATGTCACCGACGGAGACTACCTGTTTGTTGGTGGAGATATCCTTACTCGCCGGTTCACTCTGCGCGAGGGGGGGAGTATTCGCTGGGAGGGGGATCCGGCCAATGCCCTTTTGAACATTACCGCCGTCTATCGGGCCCGGCCCAACATCGCGCCGCTGGTCGGAGGTGATGCGACAGAACAGATCAACCGAATTCCGGTGGAATTGCTGCTGGAAATTACCGGTCCCATCGACAATATAGCGAACGATTTCTATTTTGAGTTTCCGAATGCCATCGATGCCACACAAAATGCCGCAGTACTGAACGTTTTGAACAGCGAAGAGCAAAAACTGATCCAGGCCACCAGCCTGCTGTTTACCGGAAGCTTTATTTCCGGAGCCCTGGTTGGCGACACCCAGACCCAGGAGTTCGGCAGCACACTCCAGGCCCGTGCCGGACAGGTCGGCATCAGCCAGCTGCTTTCCTCACAGATCAATGCACTGTTGAGCGACAACCTGGTGAATCTGGATGTGGATTTGAATCTCTTCGGATTTGACCAGGCCGATCTTGGAATTGCGCTTCGCCTGTTTGACGATCGGCTGGTGCTCCGCAGGGAAGGCGAAGTTGGCGGCGAAGAGACCAATATCGGCGACCTGGGCGCAACCTACCGGATCAACCCCAACCTCTCGGTCGAGGTGTTCCACCGGAAGGACCCGATGCTCATGTCCATTCTGGGAACCCAGGCAGAAGTGGAGAACGTGAATGGCGTGGGACTGGAAGCACAGTTCCGGTTCAACTCCTGGAAGGAGTTCGGACAGAGAATGTGGCGCAACGTAACAACCGTCTTCGGTCTGCTGGACAGAGATGACGATGAAGATGAAGAGTAA
- a CDS encoding NFACT RNA binding domain-containing protein, with protein sequence MNNFYTLQYLVEELRYKISGMIVRDVSSYRKDQLDIYFDHEGAGKLTFSASSPGTALFLDGRTGKPSHNTASFFPEIYGLKVLEFELVSQADRLIRTGFEGASLELLFKPFSSRPNVFLVHEGVILASFKDSAGNRGNPAPEPHQPLRHGDVREDEDLASLPIRKRVIAVDRQFPRGLIPDLTDTCRLDELSPEALTRKIHELRHHLLNPEEVSVTAEGNLSLLPRRYLSHPPEHTFDSVNDAVRFLFLSENRKYRLLPRKNVLLKMLQKKIGSLKKQEEQYRRAPELVQKSDTFQQYGHMLMSQPDPGNPVTADHVTVSGWDNPEQKIAIPVRPGETLIDASNRYYDKSAALRREASLSAKNRKMVAAQQDDLSRMAEELERIEHPSELEKWVKRRGEQLQKFGLASSGEKQEARPFREMTIQGYEVWIGKSAKSNDELLKRAHKEDIWMHARGTAGSHVIVRNRGAADWPDRSLLLGAAACAAAYSKQSGSSLVPVMMAKRKHVRKPKGARPGEVTVTGERVEMVEPVKPERE encoded by the coding sequence ATGAATAATTTTTACACATTACAATATCTGGTCGAAGAGCTAAGATACAAAATTTCCGGAATGATCGTAAGGGATGTGTCATCTTACCGAAAAGATCAGCTGGATATCTATTTTGATCACGAGGGGGCCGGTAAACTGACCTTTTCGGCTTCTTCGCCCGGAACGGCCCTGTTTCTGGATGGCAGAACCGGGAAACCTTCACATAATACCGCATCTTTTTTCCCCGAGATTTACGGGCTCAAGGTTCTGGAATTTGAGCTTGTTTCCCAGGCCGACCGGCTGATACGGACAGGTTTTGAAGGCGCATCCCTGGAACTCCTTTTCAAGCCGTTCAGCAGCCGGCCCAATGTGTTCCTGGTTCATGAGGGGGTTATACTTGCATCATTCAAGGATTCTGCAGGGAACAGGGGAAATCCCGCCCCCGAGCCGCACCAGCCGCTTCGGCACGGGGATGTTCGGGAAGATGAAGACCTTGCATCGCTCCCGATCAGGAAACGCGTTATTGCCGTAGACAGACAGTTCCCGCGCGGATTGATTCCGGATCTGACGGATACATGCCGGCTTGACGAACTGTCGCCGGAGGCGTTGACTCGCAAAATTCATGAGCTAAGGCACCATCTGCTGAATCCGGAGGAGGTTTCTGTAACGGCAGAAGGCAACCTGAGTCTGCTGCCCCGCCGCTATCTGTCACATCCTCCCGAACACACCTTCGACTCGGTCAACGATGCGGTGCGTTTTCTGTTCCTCTCCGAAAACCGGAAGTACCGGCTTTTGCCAAGGAAAAATGTATTGCTGAAAATGCTTCAGAAAAAAATCGGCAGTCTGAAAAAACAGGAGGAACAATACCGCAGGGCGCCGGAACTGGTGCAGAAGTCTGATACCTTCCAGCAATACGGACATATGCTGATGAGCCAGCCCGATCCCGGGAATCCGGTAACCGCTGACCACGTGACAGTATCCGGATGGGATAACCCGGAGCAGAAGATCGCCATCCCGGTACGGCCGGGTGAAACGCTGATCGACGCGTCAAACCGGTATTATGACAAATCCGCGGCGTTGCGGCGGGAGGCCTCCCTGTCCGCCAAAAACAGAAAAATGGTGGCTGCCCAGCAAGATGACCTTTCCAGGATGGCGGAGGAACTGGAAAGAATTGAACATCCGTCCGAGCTGGAGAAATGGGTAAAGAGGCGGGGAGAGCAGCTGCAGAAGTTTGGCCTGGCTTCTTCCGGTGAAAAACAGGAGGCGAGACCTTTTCGTGAAATGACCATTCAGGGATATGAGGTCTGGATTGGGAAAAGTGCAAAGAGCAACGATGAGCTGCTCAAACGTGCCCACAAGGAAGATATCTGGATGCATGCCAGGGGAACGGCCGGTTCCCACGTTATTGTCCGGAACCGGGGAGCGGCGGACTGGCCCGACCGCAGTCTGCTTCTCGGTGCTGCGGCCTGTGCGGCGGCCTATTCCAAACAATCGGGCTCGTCACTGGTACCGGTAATGATGGCCAAACGCAAGCATGTCCGCAAGCCAAAAGGGGCCAGGCCCGGTGAGGTAACGGTAACCGGTGAGCGGGTGGAAATGGTCGAGCCTGTAAAACCGGAACGCGAATAA
- a CDS encoding integration host factor subunit beta, producing MTKADIVEIIASNTGITKIETEAVVNGFLNTVIESLKKGEKIELRGFGTFKVVKRAKRIARNPKTNEEVTVPEQHVPVLKVSKEFKQGVNSQWNS from the coding sequence ATGACAAAGGCAGACATCGTTGAAATCATCGCCTCAAACACAGGAATCACCAAAATTGAAACAGAAGCCGTAGTAAATGGTTTTCTGAATACAGTGATTGAATCGCTGAAAAAAGGTGAGAAAATAGAACTCAGAGGCTTCGGTACTTTCAAGGTGGTCAAAAGAGCCAAAAGAATTGCCCGAAACCCGAAGACCAACGAGGAAGTTACGGTGCCAGAGCAGCATGTTCCCGTACTCAAAGTCTCCAAGGAGTTTAAGCAGGGGGTGAACAGCCAGTGGAACTCGTAA